A single genomic interval of Lentimicrobium saccharophilum harbors:
- a CDS encoding glycosyltransferase family protein: protein MKVSGFTFIRNAVKFDYPVVEAITSILPICDEFVVAVGNSEDGTRDLILGIGSPKIRIIDTVWDDSLREGGRVLALETDKAFDALNSDSDWAFYIQGDEVLHEQYLEPVREAMLRWKDDPRVEGLLLNYTHFYGSYDYIGDSRRWYRREVRVIRNDKSIRSYRDAQGFRKDGRPLNVKPVEATMYHYGWVKPPELQQAKQEYFHKLWHNDEWVEKKIPKADSFDYSGIDSLALFKGTHPAVMQNRINRLNWLFSFDPTQKRLPFKSRLLHFIESLTGWRIGEYRNYRVIK from the coding sequence ATGAAAGTCTCCGGTTTCACCTTTATCCGCAATGCCGTTAAATTCGATTATCCTGTGGTGGAAGCCATCACCTCCATACTTCCGATCTGCGATGAATTCGTGGTGGCAGTCGGCAATTCCGAGGACGGCACCCGTGACCTGATCCTGGGCATAGGTTCCCCCAAGATCCGGATCATCGATACCGTTTGGGACGACAGTCTGCGTGAAGGCGGACGCGTGCTGGCTTTGGAAACCGATAAGGCCTTTGACGCCCTGAACAGCGACAGCGACTGGGCATTTTACATACAGGGCGATGAGGTGTTGCACGAGCAATACCTGGAGCCTGTCAGAGAAGCGATGCTGCGTTGGAAGGATGATCCACGGGTGGAAGGACTGCTGCTGAATTACACCCATTTTTACGGCTCCTACGACTACATCGGCGACAGCCGGCGCTGGTACCGGCGCGAGGTGAGGGTAATCCGCAACGATAAGTCAATCCGCTCCTACCGCGACGCCCAGGGCTTCCGCAAAGACGGCCGTCCGCTGAACGTGAAACCCGTTGAAGCAACCATGTATCACTATGGCTGGGTAAAACCACCCGAGCTGCAGCAGGCCAAGCAGGAATACTTCCATAAACTCTGGCACAACGATGAGTGGGTGGAGAAGAAAATCCCGAAAGCTGACAGTTTCGACTATTCCGGCATCGACTCCCTGGCCCTTTTCAAAGGAACCCATCCGGCTGTAATGCAGAACCGCATCAACCGGCTTAACTGGCTGTTCAGTTTCGATCCCACCCAAAAACGCCTGCCCTTTAAATCAAGATTGCTGCATTTCATCGAAAGCCTTACTGGATGGAGGATTGGAGAGTACCGGAATTACCGGGTAATAAAATAA
- a CDS encoding T9SS type B sorting domain-containing protein: MKRLLILGLCIISLSVSAQREADNWIFGWSSWISFSSGSPAYVPAPNGLFSFYGSTSLSDSAGNLLFYSDGIELFNRNYDLMLNSDGLMAAAFATNPCIAFPKPGDPGKFYFFTVGGRSGTTNRAGSEYSVIDMALDGGLGGIIEGQKNIPLIAADSTYETIQGVKHGSRDAYWVILRNHRSPNKFLSYLVDQSGVNQTPVVSNCILNFPAEGNQSEYMKISADGKYLVFADRNGTAGHQGMTEIYRFNNVTGQLTPVLLFNRGSQSVQGIEFSANSDYLYMSEGIYRPSVALHERWIAQYEMSKAADLTQFMDAKVVMVRDSSVFGYGNLLLANNGKIYFAQSEDNGTSINGYLSAINNPSAKGEACNIELMVVETFNPWEGLPTFISSFMAEFEWAGSCEGDTIKFDSRFSPAPVSWLWNFGDPASGAANTSTDADPWHIYTTPGEYEVSVTVVFPNGTQHTSTRSVHIFGLPVFSLGDTIKICAGGNTVLTPGPGYASYLWSNGSFSPQITVNTPGEYWVEVRNEGDCAFTDTVQVVHHPSAVLITDNLVVSPTTCGGQTGAITGLGINGQAPFTYNWTEIISGNPAGQTPNLYNLGVGVYQLTFTDGNGCNMPATNFEIRDVGNLLIDTVTNTNALCNEANAEIFVIAVSGLGSRIQYFIRRENDTLTQWHNGLFTGLAPGIYYAWASDSTGCTSVYGQPVMVTSPDGPEITDHLMLPATAGQSDGTIILTAQSAAGDTIYYTVNGITQINDGYFDDLPAGDYLCEVTDENGCSTYISITITTLEIVYLNAIVGDGSACSGNPAFSPLYVSNFNGVRSFKVTLDYNPAIMECLGYTDVHGQLQAGMQPYLIPEAGKIIIEWSGSGVVSLPDNAKILDLVFEAGPEGASELRWDAAPGVNLFLDNNGLSIPVDYTNGNMVVTSAPGLAESYVTAICEGSSFTYTLEISGGTGEMTYQWKAPSGETSAQAGLTVTNATIDNAGTYALIVTDALGCSDSTLLTLQVMPNPRDWFLQDTILFENEYLLAGPAGYASYLWSTGDTLPEITVNTEGLYTLQLTTHDLCAGADSTYLKMPEAESPFLVPNAFTPNNDGLNDTFRPVVDYERVRQFSMVIYNRWGQLIFETTNPAEGWNGKDAPAGVYSWVISYSDMAGKVVKMRGSVALVK; the protein is encoded by the coding sequence ATGAAGCGATTGCTGATACTGGGCCTTTGCATTATTTCCCTCAGTGTTTCGGCCCAGCGCGAAGCCGATAACTGGATTTTCGGCTGGAGTTCCTGGATCAGTTTTTCCTCGGGCTCACCGGCATACGTTCCCGCTCCCAACGGACTCTTTTCATTCTATGGTTCAACGTCCTTATCCGATAGTGCCGGAAATTTATTGTTTTATTCTGACGGGATAGAACTTTTTAACAGAAACTATGATTTAATGTTGAACAGCGACGGGTTGATGGCTGCAGCTTTTGCGACCAACCCGTGCATTGCATTTCCCAAACCGGGCGATCCGGGCAAATTCTATTTTTTCACGGTTGGCGGAAGATCAGGCACTACCAACAGGGCAGGCTCGGAATACTCGGTCATCGACATGGCCCTTGACGGGGGTCTGGGCGGAATCATTGAAGGCCAGAAAAACATACCCCTGATTGCCGCCGACAGCACCTACGAAACCATTCAGGGAGTAAAACACGGAAGCCGGGATGCCTACTGGGTCATCCTGCGCAACCACCGCAGCCCCAATAAGTTTCTCAGCTATCTGGTGGATCAGTCAGGAGTAAACCAGACTCCGGTAGTTTCAAACTGCATCCTCAACTTTCCGGCCGAAGGAAATCAGTCGGAATACATGAAAATTTCGGCTGACGGCAAGTATCTTGTGTTTGCTGACCGCAACGGCACCGCAGGGCATCAGGGAATGACCGAAATATACCGTTTCAACAATGTTACCGGACAACTTACACCGGTGCTGCTATTCAACAGGGGGTCACAGTCGGTACAGGGCATTGAGTTCTCGGCAAATTCCGACTATCTTTACATGAGTGAAGGAATCTACCGGCCGTCGGTTGCTTTGCATGAAAGATGGATCGCGCAGTATGAAATGAGTAAAGCAGCTGACCTTACCCAGTTCATGGATGCAAAAGTTGTAATGGTCAGAGACTCATCTGTTTTTGGCTACGGAAACCTGCTTTTAGCAAATAACGGTAAAATATATTTTGCCCAGTCCGAAGATAACGGAACCAGTATCAACGGATATCTTTCAGCCATCAACAATCCTTCGGCAAAAGGCGAAGCATGCAATATTGAATTAATGGTCGTTGAAACCTTCAATCCCTGGGAGGGACTCCCGACTTTTATCAGTTCATTTATGGCCGAATTCGAGTGGGCGGGAAGCTGTGAAGGTGATACCATTAAGTTTGATTCAAGATTTTCACCGGCACCCGTTTCCTGGCTCTGGAATTTCGGCGATCCGGCAAGCGGCGCAGCCAACACAAGTACGGACGCCGACCCCTGGCACATCTACACAACGCCCGGCGAATACGAGGTGTCGGTTACCGTTGTTTTTCCTAACGGCACGCAGCATACTTCCACCAGAAGCGTTCATATTTTCGGTTTGCCTGTTTTTTCGCTGGGCGATACCATAAAAATCTGTGCAGGCGGAAACACGGTACTGACCCCCGGACCCGGATATGCTTCTTATCTGTGGAGCAATGGCTCCTTCAGTCCGCAGATAACCGTGAACACTCCCGGCGAATACTGGGTTGAAGTTCGTAACGAAGGTGATTGCGCGTTTACCGATACTGTTCAGGTGGTGCATCACCCTTCAGCCGTCCTTATTACAGACAATCTTGTTGTAAGCCCGACCACCTGCGGCGGACAGACGGGGGCCATAACCGGACTCGGCATTAACGGGCAGGCACCGTTTACTTATAACTGGACGGAAATAATTTCCGGCAACCCTGCAGGCCAAACACCCAACCTTTATAATCTGGGGGTGGGTGTTTATCAGCTGACTTTCACCGATGGAAATGGATGCAACATGCCTGCAACCAATTTCGAAATCAGGGATGTCGGAAACCTCCTGATTGACACGGTTACAAATACAAACGCCCTGTGTAATGAGGCCAATGCGGAAATATTTGTCATTGCCGTATCCGGGCTGGGTTCAAGAATTCAATACTTCATCAGGCGTGAAAACGATACCCTGACGCAATGGCACAACGGCCTGTTTACCGGCCTTGCCCCGGGGATTTATTATGCCTGGGCCTCCGATTCAACCGGATGTACCAGCGTTTACGGGCAACCGGTAATGGTCACAAGCCCTGACGGGCCGGAGATCACAGACCATCTGATGCTGCCTGCAACGGCCGGACAGTCGGATGGTACAATTATCCTTACAGCGCAGTCCGCGGCAGGCGACACCATTTACTATACCGTAAACGGCATCACGCAGATCAACGATGGCTACTTCGACGACCTCCCCGCCGGGGATTATCTTTGCGAAGTAACCGATGAAAACGGATGCAGTACCTACATTTCCATCACCATCACCACCCTTGAAATTGTTTATCTCAATGCCATCGTCGGTGACGGGTCGGCCTGTTCGGGCAACCCGGCGTTTTCCCCGCTGTATGTCAGCAATTTCAACGGGGTCAGATCGTTTAAGGTTACGCTTGACTACAATCCTGCCATCATGGAATGTCTTGGATATACGGATGTCCACGGTCAGCTTCAGGCCGGCATGCAGCCTTACCTGATCCCTGAAGCCGGAAAAATTATAATTGAATGGTCAGGTTCCGGCGTCGTGTCGCTCCCTGACAATGCGAAAATACTGGATCTGGTTTTCGAAGCCGGTCCGGAAGGGGCCTCAGAACTGAGATGGGATGCCGCACCGGGTGTAAACCTGTTCCTCGATAACAATGGTCTTTCGATTCCGGTTGATTACACGAATGGAAACATGGTCGTGACATCAGCACCCGGCCTTGCTGAATCTTATGTAACTGCAATCTGCGAAGGCAGCAGTTTTACCTATACTCTTGAAATCTCTGGTGGCACCGGTGAAATGACCTATCAATGGAAAGCACCTTCCGGGGAAACCTCTGCGCAGGCCGGACTTACTGTGACCAATGCAACGATTGACAATGCCGGCACATACGCACTGATAGTTACCGACGCCCTTGGCTGCAGCGATTCCACCCTGCTCACCCTGCAGGTTATGCCGAATCCACGCGACTGGTTTTTGCAGGATACCATTCTGTTTGAAAACGAATACCTGCTTGCCGGCCCTGCGGGTTATGCCTCTTACCTGTGGAGTACCGGCGACACCCTGCCCGAAATCACCGTAAACACCGAAGGCCTTTACACCCTTCAGCTCACCACTCACGACCTATGCGCGGGTGCTGATTCCACTTATCTTAAAATGCCGGAAGCCGAATCACCTTTTCTTGTCCCCAACGCCTTCACCCCCAACAACGACGGACTTAACGACACCTTCCGCCCGGTAGTTGATTACGAAAGGGTGCGGCAGTTCAGCATGGTAATCTACAATCGTTGGGGGCAACTGATCTTCGAAACCACCAACCCGGCAGAGGGATGGAATGGGAAGGATGCACCGGCCGGAGTGTATAGCTGGGTGATCAGTTATTCGGATATGGCGGGGAAGGTGGTGAAGATGAGGGGGAGTGTGGCGTTGGTGAAGTAA
- a CDS encoding ATP-binding protein: protein MIIRKAFPLLARHLSKKQITVITGLRRVGKSTALNYLLDQVPHKNKLYLDFERIENRALFNEDSYKTIERGLEFLGLDLSNSPVLALDEIQLVPNSTSVIKSLYDSFDIKILATGSSSFYLKNHFSESLAGRKQIFELWPLDFEEYLLFNDADIRKLKDASLIDFHHVFYEYYNHHYEHYIKYGGFPEVALTHDPEDKINYLKDILNSYIELDIKLLSDFSASDGLYKLIKLLANRVGSRVDYSKIAAITGLNRHKVKEYINLLEYTYFIRLVKPFTSGIDKEVSKQAKIYFTDNGLLNITGTLSSGAIFENAICGQLSLRGDLNFFEKSSGTEIDFILDRQTAFEVKETCTASDLKTLEARAAMVDLKNYKLIGRYPPLSGFRNFIWGGSIY, encoded by the coding sequence ATGATAATCAGAAAAGCATTTCCCCTTCTTGCCAGGCATCTTTCGAAAAAACAAATTACTGTGATCACTGGCCTCAGGAGGGTTGGTAAGTCTACCGCCCTGAATTATCTTCTTGATCAGGTTCCACATAAAAATAAACTTTACCTTGACTTTGAAAGAATCGAGAACAGGGCATTATTTAATGAAGATTCCTATAAAACGATTGAGCGTGGCCTGGAATTCCTCGGATTGGATCTGAGCAATTCCCCTGTTTTGGCACTTGATGAAATACAACTGGTGCCTAATAGTACCAGCGTAATCAAGAGCCTTTATGATTCTTTTGATATTAAGATTTTAGCTACCGGTTCGAGCTCATTTTATTTAAAAAATCATTTTTCTGAAAGTCTGGCAGGTCGCAAACAAATATTTGAATTGTGGCCGCTGGATTTTGAAGAATATTTACTTTTTAATGATGCAGATATTCGCAAATTGAAGGATGCATCTCTTATAGATTTTCATCATGTGTTTTATGAGTATTATAATCACCATTATGAGCATTATATTAAATATGGAGGATTTCCTGAGGTAGCATTGACACATGATCCCGAAGATAAAATCAACTACCTGAAGGACATTCTGAACTCCTATATTGAACTTGACATAAAGCTGCTATCAGATTTTTCAGCCAGTGATGGGTTGTATAAATTAATCAAACTTCTGGCAAACAGGGTTGGAAGTCGTGTTGATTATTCAAAGATAGCTGCAATCACCGGTCTGAACCGCCATAAGGTGAAAGAATATATCAACCTGCTGGAATACACCTACTTCATTCGATTGGTTAAACCTTTTACATCAGGTATTGATAAAGAAGTAAGCAAACAGGCAAAGATCTATTTTACCGACAACGGGTTATTAAATATAACGGGCACGTTGAGTAGCGGTGCTATATTTGAGAACGCAATATGTGGGCAACTTTCATTAAGAGGTGATTTGAATTTCTTTGAAAAATCATCAGGAACCGAAATAGACTTTATACTTGACCGGCAAACAGCCTTTGAGGTAAAAGAAACCTGTACGGCTTCAGACCTTAAAACTCTTGAAGCAAGAGCTGCAATGGTTGATTTGAAAAATTATAAACTTATAGGTCGTTATCCTCCACTATCTGGTTTCAGAAACTTTATCTGGGGAGGGAGTATTTATTAA
- a CDS encoding DUF5606 family protein translates to MDLKEIMAIGGKPGLYKMVAQAKNGIIVESLIDQKRIQAFAHEKISSLEEISIFTETEDKPLREILKDIYTKLEGKAAPDFRNDNAKLKTFFGEMVPDYDKERVYVSHMQKVVSWYNLLQQHNMLDFSEPETTSESGGESTVDE, encoded by the coding sequence ATGGACTTGAAAGAGATTATGGCCATTGGCGGCAAACCGGGACTCTACAAAATGGTCGCCCAGGCGAAAAACGGAATTATAGTTGAATCACTGATTGACCAGAAGCGGATTCAGGCGTTTGCCCACGAGAAAATCAGTTCTCTTGAAGAAATCAGCATTTTCACTGAAACTGAAGACAAGCCGCTCAGGGAAATCCTGAAAGATATTTATACGAAGTTAGAAGGTAAAGCAGCACCGGATTTCAGGAATGACAATGCAAAGCTAAAGACCTTCTTCGGAGAGATGGTTCCGGATTATGATAAAGAAAGGGTGTACGTTTCGCATATGCAGAAAGTAGTGTCATGGTACAACCTCCTGCAGCAGCATAACATGCTGGACTTCTCCGAACCTGAAACCACTTCGGAAAGCGGCGGCGAATCCACAGTTGATGAATAA
- a CDS encoding dihydroorotate dehydrogenase electron transfer subunit yields MKKYILDLKVLSNRALNQNHHLLELGSNEPLPVMFPGQFAEVRVDGSPSTYLRRPFSIHRVDRGANTMHLLIKSVGEGTRHLSALKKDDILNIMMPLGNGFTLTRNSEVLLVGGGCGVAPLYFLAEQLFRQGNKVNMLIGGKSAGDVLLADDYRAFGTVYVSTEDGTLGEKGMVTAHPVLAKRVQSFSKIYCCGPDGMMRAVAHIAETNHIDCEVSLENTMACGIGACLCCVVETHKGNQCVCTEGPVFNPKKLINWTSETETGCSLDQ; encoded by the coding sequence ATGAAAAAATACATACTTGATCTTAAAGTGCTCTCCAACAGGGCACTTAACCAGAATCACCACCTGCTCGAACTGGGGAGTAACGAACCTTTGCCGGTGATGTTTCCCGGTCAGTTTGCTGAAGTGCGGGTGGATGGTTCGCCCTCTACCTATTTGCGGCGGCCGTTTTCCATCCACCGGGTCGATCGCGGCGCCAATACTATGCATCTGCTTATAAAATCAGTCGGCGAAGGTACCCGGCATTTGTCGGCACTCAAAAAAGACGATATCCTGAACATTATGATGCCCCTGGGCAACGGTTTCACGCTTACGCGCAATTCGGAAGTACTGCTGGTGGGCGGAGGATGCGGTGTAGCTCCCTTATACTTCCTTGCAGAACAGCTTTTCAGACAGGGCAATAAGGTGAATATGCTTATCGGCGGCAAATCGGCGGGCGACGTACTGCTGGCCGACGATTACCGGGCGTTTGGCACTGTTTACGTCTCCACCGAAGACGGCACCCTGGGCGAAAAAGGTATGGTTACCGCTCACCCGGTTCTTGCTAAAAGGGTTCAGTCGTTCAGCAAAATTTATTGTTGCGGCCCCGACGGTATGATGCGGGCTGTAGCACATATCGCTGAAACAAACCATATCGACTGCGAGGTTTCCCTCGAAAACACCATGGCTTGCGGAATAGGCGCCTGCCTCTGCTGCGTGGTGGAAACACACAAGGGTAATCAGTGCGTCTGCACGGAAGGACCTGTATTTAATCCGAAAAAGCTTATAAACTGGACATCCGAAACCGAAACCGGATGCAGCCTCGATCAGTAA
- a CDS encoding dihydroorotate dehydrogenase: MPDLNVKIHNLTLKNPVLTASGTFGYGEEFDDFIDVNTLGGIIVKATTSKHREGNPYPRMAETPMGMLNAVGLQNKGVDYFVENIYPKLLKYNNCVIANVSDSTVEGYVEVAEKINRLDHIQAIELNISCPNVKEGGMAFGTSCPSATAVTRAVREVYDKTLIVKLSPNVTSITDIALAVEEAGADAISLINTLLGMAINPETRKPVLSTVTGGLSGPAIKPVALRMVWQVAKAVKIPVIGIGGIGSAADAIEFLLAGASAIQVGTANFNDPRTTVKIIAGIEDYLRRHSIAEVKELTGGLLL, from the coding sequence ATGCCTGACCTGAACGTTAAAATTCACAACCTAACGCTGAAAAATCCGGTACTGACTGCTTCCGGCACCTTTGGGTACGGCGAAGAGTTCGACGACTTCATCGATGTTAACACACTGGGAGGTATTATCGTTAAAGCCACCACCTCTAAACACAGGGAAGGAAATCCTTATCCCCGTATGGCTGAAACGCCAATGGGAATGCTTAATGCGGTAGGTCTGCAGAACAAAGGGGTGGACTATTTTGTGGAAAACATTTACCCTAAGCTGCTAAAATATAACAATTGCGTCATAGCCAATGTATCCGATTCAACCGTGGAAGGTTATGTTGAAGTAGCGGAGAAAATAAACCGCCTCGATCATATTCAGGCCATTGAACTGAACATCTCATGCCCCAATGTGAAAGAAGGGGGAATGGCATTCGGCACCAGCTGTCCTTCAGCAACTGCGGTAACCCGTGCCGTACGGGAAGTTTACGACAAAACCCTCATAGTAAAACTTTCTCCCAATGTAACCAGCATCACCGATATCGCTCTGGCAGTGGAAGAGGCGGGAGCCGATGCGATATCGCTTATCAATACCCTTCTGGGGATGGCCATTAACCCGGAAACAAGAAAACCGGTACTTTCCACCGTTACTGGCGGTTTATCAGGACCAGCCATAAAACCCGTCGCTTTACGAATGGTATGGCAGGTGGCTAAAGCCGTTAAGATCCCCGTGATCGGGATTGGGGGCATAGGTTCAGCCGCCGACGCCATAGAATTCCTTCTGGCCGGGGCTTCGGCGATACAGGTTGGCACTGCCAACTTTAACGACCCCCGGACTACGGTTAAAATTATAGCCGGCATCGAAGACTATCTCCGCCGGCATAGCATTGCAGAGGTTAAAGAACTGACCGGAGGACTGTTGCTTTAA
- a CDS encoding TM2 domain-containing protein, producing the protein MANVLLHLPELQGMELNHIQMLIKDFSDKQAQQFAAIYRARRKDPQMVLLTCLVGLLGVAGIHRFILNQVGMGILYFLTAGLCFIGTIVDAVNYQSLAFEYNRQVASEVAPLAKSLTD; encoded by the coding sequence ATGGCAAACGTACTTTTACACCTGCCCGAACTGCAGGGGATGGAACTGAATCACATTCAGATGCTGATCAAGGACTTCAGCGATAAACAGGCACAGCAGTTTGCTGCCATATACCGTGCCCGTCGTAAAGACCCACAGATGGTTTTGTTGACATGCCTGGTAGGGTTGCTCGGCGTTGCCGGCATTCACCGGTTTATTCTGAATCAGGTCGGGATGGGAATTCTCTATTTTCTGACGGCCGGGTTGTGCTTTATCGGCACCATCGTCGATGCGGTTAACTATCAATCGCTGGCTTTTGAGTATAACCGGCAGGTTGCCTCCGAGGTAGCTCCTCTTGCTAAATCACTTACTGACTGA
- a CDS encoding DUF2752 domain-containing protein: MKEKLRHGWQYFRSRFEALVWITGLTLMATMQPAEAHASFCPLRLSGLGFCPGCGLGHSIAWLFRGEFVQSFHAHPLGLAAVAILLWRVFTILRKPVFYY; the protein is encoded by the coding sequence ATGAAAGAGAAACTCCGGCACGGTTGGCAGTACTTCAGGTCAAGGTTCGAAGCCCTTGTCTGGATCACCGGTTTGACGCTGATGGCGACAATGCAGCCTGCTGAAGCGCATGCAAGCTTTTGCCCGCTGAGGTTGTCGGGGCTTGGCTTCTGCCCGGGTTGCGGTCTGGGACATTCCATCGCCTGGTTGTTCAGGGGCGAGTTCGTTCAATCGTTTCATGCACATCCTCTGGGGTTGGCCGCTGTCGCAATTCTGCTCTGGAGAGTTTTTACAATACTAAGAAAACCAGTTTTTTATTATTAA
- the fusA gene encoding elongation factor G, whose protein sequence is MPLNNLRNIGIAAHIDAGKTTTTERLLFFTGVNRKVGETHDGQSTMDFMKQEQERGITIASAAISCSWNGTQINIIDTPGHVDFTVEVERSLRVIDGMVALFCAVGGVEPQSETVWNQAERYKVPRIAFVNKIDRTGADYHDVIKQMNDNLDARAVAFQIPVGQEDEFKGIIDLMNCKLYTFNEAETIVSEIPEEFRTQARDFKAQLVERLADFNEEILELFLEDKEVPGELLKRAAREATLKLLITPVFCGAAYKNKGITQLLDAIVDYLPSPVDKGAVVGMDVDDHEKARHRNPSPKEPFAALAFKLIHDPYVGQQTFVRVYSGSLRSGMQLMNSTKGKPERIGRILKIRAKDREEVSEAGPGDIVALIGLKYTKTGDTLCDMEQQLHLESIHIPPSVIELKINPASRKDQSKLGEALSKLVNEDPSFHARFDEETEETIISGMGELHLEIIVDRLKHEFGLDVVVGEPAVAFRETISQEVEVEYRHSKQTGGKGQFAQTQIRIEPNEGKGYEFIDKIKGGAIPGEYIPSVNKGILKTLADGVLAGFPVVDVKVVLLDGQFHPVDSSDFAFQTCASICFKQGFMKANPLLLEPVMKIEINTPDEYIGDITGNLTKRRGRIESMRRHRKGSQKLNGFVPLQEMFGYATTLRNLSSGRANYSMEFYQYMPVSKAIQEEALKKIAEKKRQEGK, encoded by the coding sequence ATGCCTTTAAACAACCTCAGAAACATTGGTATTGCCGCACACATTGATGCCGGCAAAACAACCACCACCGAACGACTGCTTTTTTTTACCGGCGTAAACAGGAAAGTCGGTGAAACCCACGACGGGCAATCAACCATGGACTTTATGAAACAAGAGCAGGAGCGCGGCATCACCATTGCCTCCGCAGCCATTTCCTGTTCATGGAACGGTACCCAGATCAATATCATCGATACACCCGGTCACGTTGACTTCACCGTTGAGGTGGAACGTTCCCTGCGTGTAATCGACGGCATGGTTGCCTTGTTCTGCGCGGTAGGCGGTGTGGAGCCCCAGAGTGAAACCGTATGGAACCAGGCAGAGCGTTATAAAGTCCCCAGAATCGCGTTTGTAAACAAGATAGACCGTACCGGGGCCGATTACCACGATGTCATCAAACAGATGAACGACAACCTCGATGCCCGTGCCGTTGCCTTTCAGATTCCGGTTGGACAGGAAGATGAATTCAAGGGAATCATCGACCTGATGAATTGCAAACTTTATACATTCAACGAAGCCGAGACCATTGTTTCTGAGATCCCCGAAGAGTTCAGGACTCAGGCGCGCGATTTCAAAGCCCAACTGGTTGAACGCCTGGCCGATTTTAATGAGGAAATTCTGGAATTGTTTCTGGAAGACAAAGAAGTTCCGGGTGAATTGCTGAAAAGGGCAGCCCGTGAAGCCACGCTCAAATTACTGATTACTCCTGTATTCTGTGGTGCTGCCTATAAAAACAAAGGAATCACCCAACTGCTGGATGCGATTGTAGATTATCTGCCGTCTCCGGTAGACAAAGGCGCCGTTGTAGGCATGGATGTTGACGATCATGAAAAAGCCCGTCACCGCAATCCTTCGCCCAAGGAGCCATTTGCTGCCCTTGCCTTTAAACTCATCCACGATCCTTATGTAGGTCAGCAGACTTTTGTCAGGGTTTATTCCGGTTCACTCCGGTCAGGCATGCAACTCATGAATTCCACCAAGGGCAAACCCGAGCGCATCGGACGTATCCTGAAAATCCGCGCCAAAGACCGCGAAGAGGTCAGTGAGGCAGGCCCGGGCGATATTGTCGCGCTGATCGGTCTGAAATACACCAAAACCGGCGATACGCTCTGCGATATGGAACAACAGCTTCATCTTGAATCCATCCATATTCCACCCAGTGTAATTGAGCTGAAAATCAACCCTGCTAGCAGGAAAGACCAGAGTAAACTGGGAGAAGCGCTCTCCAAACTGGTGAATGAAGATCCTTCGTTTCACGCCCGCTTTGATGAAGAAACAGAAGAAACCATTATCTCAGGGATGGGTGAGCTTCACCTCGAAATCATCGTTGACAGGCTGAAGCATGAATTCGGTCTTGACGTGGTGGTTGGCGAACCTGCCGTGGCTTTCCGCGAAACCATCAGCCAGGAAGTGGAAGTCGAATACCGCCACTCCAAACAAACCGGTGGTAAAGGTCAGTTTGCACAGACCCAGATCCGCATCGAGCCCAATGAAGGCAAAGGTTATGAATTTATCGACAAAATCAAGGGCGGTGCCATTCCCGGCGAATATATCCCGTCGGTTAACAAAGGCATCCTGAAAACCCTTGCCGACGGTGTACTTGCCGGCTTCCCGGTGGTGGATGTAAAAGTTGTACTGCTCGACGGACAATTCCACCCTGTTGACTCTTCCGACTTTGCCTTCCAGACCTGTGCTTCCATCTGCTTCAAGCAGGGATTTATGAAAGCAAACCCGCTGCTGCTTGAGCCTGTGATGAAGATAGAAATCAATACGCCCGACGAATACATCGGTGACATCACCGGAAACCTTACCAAGAGAAGGGGCAGAATTGAATCCATGCGCCGTCACCGCAAAGGATCACAGAAACTTAACGGTTTCGTTCCTCTGCAGGAGATGTTCGGTTATGCTACAACACTTCGCAACCTCTCGAGCGGCCGTGCAAACTATTCCATGGAATTTTACCAGTATATGCCGGTAAGCAAAGCCATTCAGGAAGAAGCGTTGAAAAAAATCGCCGAAAAGAAAAGACAGGAAGGAAAATAA